A stretch of the Haladaptatus sp. R4 genome encodes the following:
- a CDS encoding alpha-L-arabinofuranosidase C-terminal domain-containing protein yields the protein MIDSDLLVHTEIDDPSIAHINVDVNQRAEFDVEPKLFAKFCEHLGNNIYQGKEAQILFNPTFGEWHFRGVTRRPSGGFVSESDRDRIKERIQNHGHPLAYPPETDPDALFKAYESALAFGWQPSGDVLTSPDTGPDGTRAQRIQVNEAGGGVFQETHLPLHRVTDYEFRTQLRATQPTTVRVNVGTNGAVYDETALTVGKEWKTLEGSLSLPADVESEDVFEVTITADEETDIVIERLLLYPNDHVDHADPEVVEYLRESDLPLLRWPGGNFVSGYDWHDGVGPVDSRPERINPAWDGLEPNLFGTAEFVTFCKNVGCEPSICVNAGDGTPAEAAAWVEYCNGDSEETEMGALRAKHGHPEPFDIKYWEIGNELWGEWQVHWTTPKGNSDRYQQFREAMHEVDPEIRLTACGVVANEDRPWNQVLLDECGEDVCGISSHPLAGGQVNERTDPDELYHAFMGYANQLSEQYADLENRMHKAGVEKPKLHVTELQLFATFNAGAEGAGREIEGAADTNENKLLTPQTMPTPKTISEAIYDACIRHSLIRLGGFAEILTHSATVNHGGGLQKKDERVWADPCYYGRTIGGVQADTRPVTIELECDSITTETTFREIDPIDVPSIDAMATIDDDKLYIIVVNRASRDEPISIDFELDGFEPREKSTLTMLVGETMYDENTLNEPEQVTPDVKTITTEDGVTLELPSYSMVRIDFDRT from the coding sequence ATGATCGATAGCGATCTGTTAGTTCACACTGAAATTGACGACCCATCAATAGCACACATCAACGTTGACGTGAATCAACGCGCCGAGTTTGATGTTGAGCCAAAACTTTTTGCGAAATTCTGTGAACATTTAGGGAACAACATCTACCAAGGAAAAGAGGCACAAATTCTGTTTAATCCGACCTTCGGTGAGTGGCATTTCCGTGGTGTTACACGCCGACCAAGCGGCGGTTTCGTTAGTGAGAGTGATCGTGATCGTATTAAGGAGCGGATTCAAAATCACGGTCATCCTCTAGCGTATCCTCCAGAGACAGACCCAGACGCACTTTTCAAGGCTTACGAAAGCGCTCTCGCCTTTGGTTGGCAACCATCGGGTGACGTATTGACGAGTCCTGACACTGGTCCGGACGGGACGCGTGCCCAGCGAATCCAAGTTAATGAGGCAGGTGGTGGAGTATTCCAGGAAACACATCTCCCCTTGCATCGAGTTACAGATTACGAGTTTAGAACGCAGCTTAGAGCCACCCAACCGACAACAGTGAGAGTTAACGTTGGGACCAACGGTGCTGTCTATGATGAGACAGCCCTCACTGTCGGAAAAGAGTGGAAGACGCTGGAGGGATCGCTTAGTTTACCAGCTGATGTCGAATCCGAGGATGTCTTTGAAGTGACAATAACTGCCGATGAGGAAACCGATATTGTCATCGAACGGCTGTTACTGTATCCTAATGACCATGTTGACCACGCTGACCCAGAAGTTGTTGAGTATCTACGTGAATCCGATCTTCCTCTGCTTCGTTGGCCAGGTGGTAACTTCGTTTCGGGCTATGATTGGCACGATGGGGTTGGCCCTGTTGATAGTCGACCTGAGCGAATCAATCCAGCATGGGACGGGTTGGAACCAAACCTGTTTGGGACTGCCGAATTCGTTACATTCTGTAAAAATGTCGGCTGTGAACCGTCGATTTGTGTTAATGCAGGAGATGGTACCCCTGCTGAAGCAGCAGCCTGGGTCGAATACTGTAATGGCGACTCTGAGGAAACGGAGATGGGCGCGCTCCGGGCCAAGCATGGTCATCCTGAACCATTTGATATCAAGTATTGGGAGATCGGAAACGAGCTCTGGGGCGAGTGGCAAGTTCACTGGACGACACCAAAGGGAAACTCCGACCGCTACCAACAGTTCCGTGAAGCAATGCATGAAGTCGATCCCGAAATCCGCCTCACCGCTTGTGGCGTCGTTGCAAACGAGGATCGTCCGTGGAATCAGGTACTCTTGGACGAGTGTGGAGAGGATGTCTGTGGCATCTCCTCGCACCCACTTGCAGGAGGGCAAGTCAATGAAAGGACTGACCCAGACGAGCTTTACCATGCATTCATGGGCTACGCTAACCAGCTCAGTGAACAGTACGCTGACTTAGAGAATCGAATGCACAAGGCAGGCGTGGAAAAGCCAAAGCTGCACGTAACGGAGCTCCAGTTATTCGCTACTTTTAATGCCGGGGCAGAAGGCGCTGGCCGAGAAATCGAAGGTGCAGCCGACACCAATGAAAACAAGTTGCTTACCCCCCAAACGATGCCAACACCGAAGACCATCAGTGAGGCAATCTACGACGCCTGTATTCGCCACAGCCTGATTCGACTTGGGGGTTTTGCTGAAATCCTCACTCACTCAGCCACAGTAAATCACGGGGGAGGTCTTCAGAAGAAAGACGAGCGTGTCTGGGCAGATCCTTGCTACTACGGGCGAACAATCGGGGGAGTGCAAGCTGATACGAGACCGGTCACCATTGAGCTCGAATGTGACTCAATTACTACTGAAACCACCTTCCGCGAGATTGACCCCATAGATGTACCGTCGATTGACGCGATGGCGACCATTGACGATGATAAACTCTACATCATCGTCGTCAACAGAGCCAGTCGAGATGAGCCAATATCTATCGATTTCGAACTTGATGGGTTTGAACCAAGAGAAAAATCAACGCTCACAATGCTTGTGGGCGAAACGATGTACGATGAGAATACTCTCAATGAACCGGAGCAAGTAACACCGGATGTCAAGACTATTACCACCGAAGACGGTGTAACACTCGAGCTACCCTCGTATTCAATGGTGCGCATCGACTTCGATCGAACGTAG
- a CDS encoding glycoside hydrolase family 2 gives MSLLNTQTRERTLLDGEWVFLIDREDNGTQQGYQEIDNNWPNEETQKVTVPHSWQGSDAYQDYTGTAWYRTTVDYPNNDGRIFLQFNAVDYEATIYVNGIDVGSHRGGYLPFELEVTDAISSGENTIVVKVNDQEDITEIPHGKQGTPWYTRVSGIWQSVALERRPETFISDMKITPNLENDSATFDIEINENSNAEVKIQVTQGNEAVAESTCDLSSGSGSYTVNLPDPEYWTPENPVIYDVSVSLYIAGLSVDEYCDYFGMRSISHDGDQLYLNEEPLYIRGALDQAYYPDTHYRPLEEDIFESEIRMAKEMGFNLLRKHIKPAHPDFIEAADRQGILVWEEPANPTVYTERSKREVREQLEELVDRDYNSPSVIIWSIYNEEWGIGLDQIDHSDHSSRLWNSEEKQTYLTDLFYDIKDLDPTRLVCDNSGWAHVATDLNDYHEYYVSPDRAVEWGESLDEIAQNPGDNFATENISADEAPMLISEFGTWGLCDIERLRDHYEGDPPWFSHEFLDDPLKRGEGLDKRYESTLLPDVFNGYDELASVWQQRQWDSIKDVIEQMRTHDRIVGYCITEFSDIEWEFNGMLDYFREPKSFVDELPKVNGEVITSIDPDSHVVEPGETITVDIDIVNDSNEHLSGTLRWNAVGDNGSQSVDIDSFGTTKVAEELQIEVPEDVSPNRQKISVTVELEDKIATNEEPLIIIPHEEPGDSIVYAEGDLANRLVAGGITVVENVVDADLALIQSLNSEVESFVKEGGTAVVLPKEDGRMVDNSIFKYRSLPEGESWNLVAALPYQDSELLADISPDHRIGWEFEGLFPHDLVEDINPETDTIQVGHIEGWLANWGSPLLVREFGDGRICSCTFRIASNYGDHPTATLLTNRLLDSL, from the coding sequence ATGAGTTTGCTCAATACGCAGACGCGAGAGAGGACCCTACTTGACGGCGAGTGGGTTTTCCTCATCGATAGAGAAGATAATGGTACACAACAAGGTTATCAAGAGATAGATAACAATTGGCCGAACGAAGAAACCCAAAAAGTTACCGTCCCTCATTCTTGGCAGGGTTCTGATGCCTATCAAGACTATACGGGGACTGCTTGGTACCGAACTACAGTAGACTATCCCAATAATGACGGGCGGATATTCCTCCAATTTAATGCTGTCGACTACGAGGCAACGATTTATGTCAATGGAATTGATGTTGGTTCACACCGCGGTGGCTATCTACCGTTCGAGTTGGAAGTGACTGACGCTATCAGTTCTGGAGAGAACACAATCGTTGTAAAAGTAAACGACCAAGAGGATATTACCGAGATACCACATGGAAAACAGGGTACGCCCTGGTATACCCGCGTAAGCGGTATTTGGCAGTCTGTTGCACTCGAGAGGCGTCCTGAGACATTCATTTCGGACATGAAGATAACGCCGAATTTGGAAAACGACTCGGCTACGTTCGATATTGAAATTAATGAGAATTCTAACGCAGAGGTAAAGATTCAGGTAACACAGGGAAATGAAGCCGTCGCAGAGAGTACTTGTGATCTTTCCAGCGGGAGCGGATCCTATACAGTCAACCTTCCCGACCCAGAGTATTGGACACCCGAAAATCCAGTAATCTATGACGTGAGTGTCTCACTTTATATTGCTGGATTATCGGTCGACGAATACTGTGACTACTTTGGAATGCGTAGTATCAGCCATGATGGTGACCAACTATATTTAAACGAAGAACCCCTGTACATCCGTGGCGCACTCGACCAAGCCTATTATCCAGATACTCACTATCGACCTCTCGAGGAGGATATATTCGAATCCGAAATTCGGATGGCAAAAGAGATGGGGTTTAACCTGCTTCGCAAGCATATCAAACCAGCTCACCCCGACTTTATCGAGGCTGCTGATCGCCAGGGTATTCTTGTTTGGGAAGAGCCAGCAAACCCTACTGTCTACACTGAGCGTTCTAAGCGTGAAGTGAGAGAACAACTTGAGGAGTTAGTCGACCGGGACTACAACAGCCCTAGCGTTATCATCTGGAGTATCTACAATGAGGAATGGGGGATCGGTCTCGATCAAATAGATCATTCCGATCATTCTAGCAGGTTATGGAATAGCGAGGAGAAACAGACCTATCTTACCGATCTCTTTTATGATATCAAAGATCTGGACCCAACACGATTGGTCTGCGATAATAGTGGTTGGGCGCATGTCGCAACAGATCTAAATGACTACCACGAATACTATGTGAGCCCTGATAGGGCAGTGGAATGGGGTGAAAGTCTTGATGAAATTGCGCAAAATCCAGGCGACAACTTCGCAACCGAGAATATCTCGGCCGACGAGGCACCGATGCTCATCTCGGAGTTCGGTACGTGGGGGCTTTGTGATATCGAGAGATTGCGAGATCACTATGAAGGGGACCCACCTTGGTTTTCTCATGAGTTTCTTGATGACCCACTCAAACGAGGTGAAGGGCTCGACAAACGTTACGAGAGTACCTTACTTCCCGATGTATTCAACGGGTACGATGAGCTAGCGTCGGTCTGGCAACAGCGTCAGTGGGACTCAATCAAAGATGTAATCGAGCAGATGCGGACACATGATCGGATTGTAGGATACTGCATCACGGAATTCAGTGATATTGAATGGGAATTCAACGGAATGCTCGACTACTTCCGTGAGCCGAAATCCTTCGTGGACGAACTCCCGAAGGTAAACGGTGAAGTGATTACATCCATCGATCCTGATTCACACGTTGTTGAGCCAGGGGAGACGATAACTGTTGATATCGACATTGTTAATGACTCAAACGAGCATCTTTCGGGGACGCTTAGATGGAATGCAGTTGGGGACAATGGAAGTCAATCAGTTGATATTGATTCCTTTGGTACGACCAAGGTCGCTGAGGAACTACAGATCGAGGTACCAGAGGATGTCTCGCCTAACCGACAAAAAATCTCGGTAACTGTTGAATTGGAAGATAAGATAGCGACCAATGAAGAACCACTCATCATTATCCCGCATGAAGAACCCGGAGACAGTATAGTTTACGCAGAGGGGGACTTAGCGAATCGACTAGTTGCAGGTGGTATTACAGTCGTTGAGAACGTCGTGGACGCCGACTTGGCTCTCATTCAATCACTGAATTCAGAAGTTGAGAGCTTCGTTAAAGAGGGTGGCACTGCAGTTGTACTCCCCAAAGAGGATGGTAGGATGGTCGACAATTCTATCTTTAAGTACCGGAGTCTTCCTGAGGGTGAAAGTTGGAATCTCGTTGCGGCACTTCCTTATCAAGACAGCGAGTTACTTGCAGACATTTCTCCGGACCACCGAATTGGATGGGAGTTTGAAGGCCTATTTCCGCATGATCTAGTGGAGGATATAAATCCCGAGACAGACACGATACAAGTCGGTCATATAGAAGGGTGGTTAGCTAACTGGGGTAGCCCACTCCTAGTCCGTGAGTTTGGTGATGGACGTATCTGTAGCTGCACGTTCCGTATTGCAAGTAACTACGGAGATCACCCCACAGCAACGTTACTGACAAACCGACTCCTTGATTCACTCTAA
- a CDS encoding AAA family ATPase: MKRFGETETIFQDMDRLNPNTQTYKPESLPERESELNQLHSALRPATMGSTPLNVFVYGPTGQGKTVGISLKTNQLQQYANGKDMDLTVVTVRCKGMDKSYHVMTHLVKNIREKRLGPGEELPSGYQQKTLLSMIISELEAISGTVIVVLDEIDAIGQDDYILYELPRAEPKGVRLSIIGITNDLQFRDNLDADVRSSLGEDEIEFAPYNADQLNNILSRRAAGALRKTEVQDIKNPFESLDSQILDSDVVPLASAYAAQESGDAREAIKLMFRACRFADDNGEPVVREEHVRQAHEYLERAAVERGIKSLPTQRATALLTVVQAEISGNTPAETNYLYSVYNKFCIKSDINNLSERRFRDKLNDLVDASILARKRKGRGRGLGMTNLYTLEVQVETVLENLEGDSRLSDLIPNIIHHRHRQ; encoded by the coding sequence ATGAAGAGATTCGGGGAGACAGAAACAATTTTCCAGGATATGGATCGACTGAACCCGAATACACAGACATACAAACCCGAAAGTCTACCGGAGAGAGAATCTGAACTCAATCAGCTTCATTCAGCACTTCGACCAGCGACAATGGGCTCCACCCCACTCAATGTGTTTGTTTACGGTCCCACTGGCCAGGGAAAGACTGTGGGAATCTCGCTCAAAACTAATCAGCTTCAACAGTACGCCAATGGAAAAGACATGGATTTGACAGTTGTCACAGTCCGTTGTAAAGGGATGGACAAATCATATCATGTGATGACACATTTAGTAAAAAACATTCGTGAGAAGCGATTGGGGCCAGGTGAGGAGCTACCATCAGGATATCAACAGAAAACGTTGTTGTCGATGATTATCAGTGAATTGGAAGCAATTAGCGGAACTGTGATTGTTGTTCTTGACGAGATTGATGCAATTGGCCAAGATGACTATATCCTATATGAACTGCCACGTGCTGAACCAAAAGGTGTACGTCTATCAATCATTGGCATTACAAACGATCTTCAGTTCCGAGACAATCTTGATGCAGACGTTCGCTCGTCACTAGGAGAAGATGAAATCGAATTCGCTCCGTATAATGCTGATCAACTCAACAACATTCTCTCTCGGAGAGCTGCAGGAGCACTACGCAAGACTGAAGTCCAAGACATTAAGAATCCATTTGAGAGTCTTGATAGCCAAATTCTGGACTCTGACGTTGTTCCACTTGCATCAGCGTATGCCGCACAAGAGTCAGGAGATGCACGCGAAGCAATTAAACTAATGTTCCGTGCATGTCGCTTTGCGGACGATAACGGAGAGCCAGTTGTTCGTGAGGAACACGTTCGACAAGCACATGAATATCTCGAGCGGGCTGCTGTCGAGCGGGGGATTAAGTCACTTCCTACGCAGCGTGCTACGGCGCTTCTCACAGTCGTTCAGGCAGAGATTTCCGGAAACACCCCAGCGGAGACAAATTACTTATATTCAGTATACAATAAATTTTGTATAAAATCTGATATAAATAATCTTTCGGAGCGGCGGTTCAGAGATAAGTTAAATGATCTCGTAGATGCTAGTATACTTGCCCGAAAGAGGAAAGGAAGAGGAAGGGGACTTGGGATGACAAATCTCTATACGCTTGAAGTACAAGTTGAAACGGTACTAGAGAACCTCGAGGGTGACTCTCGACTTTCGGATCTAATTCCTAATATTATTCACCATAGACACAGGCAATGA